In bacterium, one genomic interval encodes:
- a CDS encoding DUF3368 domain-containing protein — protein MKVVANSSVLIGLSMIGRFEVLKRLYEAILIPDAVYQEIVIEGKGRFGCNETYIAVKDGWIKRKKTRDSIAILSLLEYLHRGEAEAIILAKELSADLVLLDDPKARAIASHMGLKKIGIIGILQLALKQKILADIKEDVNNLIKKGFRISNGLYEKIQKRD, from the coding sequence ATGAAGGTAGTAGCCAACTCAAGTGTTCTCATTGGGCTTTCTATGATAGGAAGATTTGAAGTATTAAAGAGACTGTATGAAGCAATACTTATTCCAGATGCAGTATATCAAGAGATAGTAATTGAAGGAAAGGGACGTTTTGGATGTAATGAGACCTATATAGCAGTTAAAGATGGGTGGATTAAAAGGAAAAAGACAAGGGATTCTATAGCCATCCTTTCTTTATTAGAATATCTCCATAGAGGAGAGGCAGAAGCAATAATTTTAGCAAAAGAACTTTCTGCAGACCTTGTTCTTTTAGACGACCCAAAAGCAAGGGCTATTGCTTCTCATATGGGACTTAAGAAGATAGGAATAATTGGGATATTACAACTTGCCTTAAAACAGAAAATTTTGGCTGATATAAAAGAAGATGTAAATAATTTAATAAAAAAAGGATTTA
- a CDS encoding UPF0175 family protein, translating to MKQVVDLEHIEINLPKDLILLLGFTKASRMGLEDRIRLATAIDLFTAGVVSMAKAADIAGMHRYDFASLLNSRGIPVYEYTEREYQEDQEAISKYDELK from the coding sequence ATGAAACAGGTTGTTGATTTAGAACATATAGAGATAAATCTTCCAAAAGACCTTATCTTACTCTTGGGCTTTACCAAAGCATCCAGAATGGGGCTTGAGGATAGGATAAGGTTGGCGACAGCAATAGACCTATTTACTGCAGGGGTTGTAAGTATGGCAAAAGCAGCAGATATTGCGGGTATGCACAGGTATGATTTTGCTTCTTTGCTGAATAGTCGTGGTATACCTGTGTATGAATATACAGAAAGGGAATACCAGGAAGACCAGGAGGCAATATCTAAATATGATGAGCTTAAATGA
- a CDS encoding type II toxin-antitoxin system RelE/ParE family toxin, which produces MEWTEPAFLDLEDIRDYIKRDSEYYAMRFIERIIGSVEDLEKFPKMGRMVPEAKERNIREILFQNYRIMYRIEKERILILAVIHKARDSTRKRHKLWKVI; this is translated from the coding sequence ATTGAGTGGACAGAACCAGCTTTTTTGGATTTGGAAGATATCAGAGACTATATCAAGAGAGATTCAGAATATTATGCAATGAGATTTATAGAAAGAATTATTGGTTCAGTGGAGGATTTAGAAAAATTTCCTAAAATGGGAAGAATGGTTCCCGAAGCAAAAGAAAGAAATATCAGAGAAATCTTATTTCAAAATTATCGTATTATGTACCGTATTGAAAAAGAGCGTATTTTGATTCTTGCTGTTATCCATAAAGCAAGAGATTCAACCAGAAAAAGACATAAACTATGGAAGGTTATTTAG